The DNA segment CGTGGCGCCTCTGTTCCGAAGCACGAAAATCCGCATGCCCCGCAACTCCCCACGCAAACGAGCGGACATGGAAGAGCTGTGCGATACCGACGTCGGAGGCGGAGCGACGGTGGCGATCCGGTACATCCCCGGACGCGCTGGCCGGAACGTCCCTTCTCAAGGGCGACTTCACGCCAGAACCCGCCTTCGTGCGGCGATCCGCACGACAGAGGAGGAGTGAGACGCGCGAACTCGGGCACGCGACGAGACGACAACAGTTCCGGCGATCGGGAGGGCAGCATGGCAGCCGTGACGGTGGCGCAGGCAACGGCCACGGCACAGGAGACGGTCACGACGCAGGGGGCGGCGCTGCCGCTGGTCGAGGATCCGACGAGGGTGAGCCCTCGGGACGCACGTCAGTTGTCGCGTCAGTTCTTCGACCGACTGGTCATGCTGGAAGAAGGCACGCACGAATACCAGTACGTACGTAACACGCTTATTGAGATGAACCTTTCGCTCGTGCGGTACGCGGCTTCGCGGTTCCGCACGCGTGGGGACTCCTTGGAGGACGTGGTCCAGGTCGGGACCATTGGGCTGATCAAGGCCATCGACCGGTTCGAGATCGCTCGGGAGGTCGAGTTCACGACGTTCGCGGTCCCGTACATCGTCGGCGAGATCAAGCGGTTCTTCCGTGACACGAGCTGGGCGGTTCATGTGCCGCGCCGGTTGCAGGAGGCGCGTGCGGAGCTGGCGAAGGCGACCGAGGAACTCAGTTCCCGGCTGGGCCGCGTGCCGACCACCCGCGAACTCTCGGAGCTGATGTCCCTCTCCGAGGAAGAGGTGATCGAGGCCCGCAAGGCCTCCAACTGCTACCAGTCCGCCTCCCTCGACGCGGCCGTCACCTCCGACGGCGAGAACGGCGAGTCCGTTCTCGCCGACCTGCTGGGCGAGGAGGACCCCTCGCTGGAACTCGTCGAGGACTTCCACTCGTTGGCACCCCTGATCGCCGGGCTGGACGAGCGGGAGCGCCGGATCATCCATCTGCGCTTCGTCGAGGAGCTCACCCAGGCGCAGATCGCCGATCAGATCGGCGTCTCCCAGATGCACGTCTCACGCCTCATCAGCCGCATCATCAAGCAACTGCGCGTGGGGCTGTTGGAGCCC comes from the Streptomyces sp. NBC_00443 genome and includes:
- a CDS encoding RNA polymerase sigma factor SigF; translated protein: MAAVTVAQATATAQETVTTQGAALPLVEDPTRVSPRDARQLSRQFFDRLVMLEEGTHEYQYVRNTLIEMNLSLVRYAASRFRTRGDSLEDVVQVGTIGLIKAIDRFEIAREVEFTTFAVPYIVGEIKRFFRDTSWAVHVPRRLQEARAELAKATEELSSRLGRVPTTRELSELMSLSEEEVIEARKASNCYQSASLDAAVTSDGENGESVLADLLGEEDPSLELVEDFHSLAPLIAGLDERERRIIHLRFVEELTQAQIADQIGVSQMHVSRLISRIIKQLRVGLLEPGVA